The Paenibacillus uliginis N3/975 genome has a window encoding:
- the purE gene encoding 5-(carboxyamino)imidazole ribonucleotide mutase: MAVQVAVIMGSQSDWDTMSHACQVLDEMDVAYEKKVVSAHRTPDLMFRYAEEAEGRGIRVIIAGAGGAAHLPGMVAAKTVLPVIGVPVQSKALNGLDSLLSIVQMPGGVPVATVAIGRAGAVNAGLLAAQILGSADPGIRAKIQERRDRIRDEVLKGSDDL, encoded by the coding sequence ATGGCGGTACAGGTAGCGGTCATTATGGGCAGTCAGTCGGATTGGGACACCATGTCCCATGCGTGCCAGGTGCTGGATGAAATGGATGTAGCGTATGAGAAAAAGGTTGTTTCTGCGCACCGGACACCGGATCTGATGTTCCGGTACGCAGAGGAAGCGGAAGGACGCGGTATCCGGGTCATTATTGCTGGTGCCGGAGGTGCTGCGCATCTACCCGGCATGGTGGCTGCAAAGACCGTATTACCCGTGATCGGCGTTCCGGTTCAGTCGAAAGCTTTGAACGGGCTGGACTCCCTGCTCTCCATCGTGCAGATGCCGGGTGGCGTACCGGTTGCGACGGTGGCGATCGGTCGGGCTGGAGCAGTCAATGCGGGTCTGCTGGCGGCTCAAATTCTGGGATCTGCTGATCCGGGCATTCGTGCCAAGATACAGGAGCGGCGGGACCGGATACGTGATGAAGTGCTGAAGGGCAGTGATGATCTATGA
- a CDS encoding universal stress protein has protein sequence MLFTKILLAYDGSKASIKALGRAVELAKVTPGAKLEIVHAYDYPRFFVGEGLAPIPATLNKDIYDLAVQTTEELKERMVHAEVDSKVEMIQGSPAEVILEYAKINESDLIIIGSRGLGGIKEFVLGSVSHNVVQHAKVPVLVVK, from the coding sequence ATGCTATTCACCAAAATTTTACTGGCTTATGACGGCTCTAAAGCTTCCATTAAAGCGCTTGGTCGGGCGGTTGAGCTTGCTAAAGTGACACCGGGAGCTAAACTGGAGATTGTACATGCATATGATTACCCTCGTTTTTTTGTCGGTGAGGGACTCGCTCCTATTCCGGCAACACTGAACAAAGATATTTACGATCTTGCGGTGCAGACAACGGAAGAGCTTAAAGAACGTATGGTGCATGCAGAAGTAGATAGCAAGGTTGAAATGATCCAGGGATCTCCGGCGGAAGTTATTTTGGAATATGCCAAAATAAATGAGAGCGATCTGATCATCATTGGTAGCCGCGGTTTAGGCGGTATAAAGGAGTTTGTTCTCGGCAGTGTTAGCCACAATGTTGTGCAGCATGCTAAAGTTCCTGTACTTGTCGTAAAATAA
- a CDS encoding DUF1294 domain-containing protein produces the protein MRTALGVWFVFINAVAYLVMSDDKKRARLGKDRVPEKTLFLLAAVGGALGVWAAMYRKRHKTRHLSFKIGVPLLLFLNAMLYGYFWK, from the coding sequence TTGAGAACTGCGCTGGGTGTCTGGTTTGTATTTATTAATGCTGTGGCTTATCTGGTCATGTCCGATGACAAAAAGAGAGCCCGCCTCGGAAAGGATCGTGTTCCCGAGAAGACATTATTCTTGCTTGCAGCCGTCGGAGGCGCTCTTGGTGTGTGGGCTGCAATGTACCGCAAAAGGCATAAAACGAGGCATCTGTCTTTTAAAATTGGGGTTCCGCTGCTGCTGTTTCTAAATGCAATGCTTTACGGATATTTTTGGAAATGA
- a CDS encoding DNA topoisomerase III has translation MKALILAEKPSVAREIARVMGSREKHKNYFEGPKYVVTWALGHLVGLAEPEDYDHKYQTWALEDLPILPGNMKLKVLRETSHQFKTVQFLLKRKDIGEVIVATDAAREGELLARWILNMAKWNKPFKRLWISSQTDKAIKEGFAALKPGNQFDRLYESARCRAEADWMVGLNVTRALTCKFNAQLSAGRVQTPTLGMIMEREKEITGFRSQEYDTISVDLGHFEASWRPASGDGRLFDKGQSDKLKQKVDGRSGRITSVKKSEKSEPHPLAYDLTELQRDANRRFGFSAKQTSNVLQKLYEQHKLVTYPRTDSRYLTSDMVSTLKERLESVAVGPYASLARPLLRKSLSPGKRVVDDSKVTDHHAIIPTEETVLLNKLSTEERKLYDLIVRRFISLFYPPAKYDAVSVTVQIEGESFYAKGTTVKDSGWREVYGGNYEEDGDDDNQDSGGSVEQSGRLLPELSEGELVTVRRCIVKSGRTQPPKRHNEASLLSQMEKHGLGTPATRADIIEKLVSSDTIERQGSSLHPTGKGKQLIELVAPALRTPDLTAKWEADLERIAKGQGKAEPFLRGIRDMTKELVSGVKGSDAEYKPHNVSNSSCPECGTRLLEKKSKRGKFLVCPSEDCGYKRSGEKRLSNRRCPQCHKKMEMKEGKAGMFVQCLGCGITETLKKDSKHINKREEKKLVQQYGKQESIGSNLGELLKAAMEKSKSD, from the coding sequence ATGAAAGCATTAATTTTGGCGGAGAAGCCGTCTGTGGCAAGAGAGATTGCGCGGGTAATGGGAAGCCGCGAGAAGCATAAGAACTATTTCGAAGGACCAAAGTATGTGGTCACCTGGGCGCTGGGACACTTGGTGGGACTAGCCGAGCCTGAGGATTATGATCATAAATATCAAACATGGGCTTTGGAGGATCTGCCGATTCTGCCGGGTAATATGAAACTGAAAGTGCTCCGGGAGACCAGTCATCAATTCAAAACAGTGCAGTTTCTGCTTAAGCGCAAGGACATCGGAGAAGTGATTGTTGCGACAGATGCCGCTCGCGAAGGGGAATTGCTTGCCCGTTGGATATTGAATATGGCGAAATGGAACAAGCCGTTTAAACGGCTGTGGATTTCATCCCAGACAGATAAGGCGATCAAGGAAGGTTTTGCAGCACTTAAGCCAGGCAATCAGTTTGACCGTCTGTACGAGTCCGCCCGTTGCCGGGCTGAGGCTGACTGGATGGTAGGACTTAATGTAACGCGTGCCTTAACATGCAAATTTAACGCCCAACTGTCGGCAGGCCGTGTTCAGACTCCAACACTCGGTATGATCATGGAGCGGGAGAAGGAAATTACAGGTTTCCGTTCCCAGGAGTATGACACCATCAGTGTGGATCTAGGGCATTTTGAAGCTTCTTGGCGACCTGCAAGCGGAGACGGACGTCTCTTCGACAAGGGCCAGTCCGACAAGTTGAAGCAGAAGGTGGATGGCCGGTCCGGCCGTATTACCAGTGTGAAAAAAAGTGAAAAATCCGAGCCTCATCCGCTGGCGTACGATTTGACTGAACTGCAGCGGGATGCGAACCGGCGCTTTGGATTTTCCGCGAAGCAAACATCGAACGTGCTGCAAAAGCTCTATGAACAACACAAGCTGGTCACTTATCCGCGTACAGATAGCCGGTACCTCACTTCTGACATGGTTTCGACGCTGAAAGAGCGACTGGAGAGCGTTGCAGTAGGTCCGTATGCGTCACTTGCGCGTCCCTTGCTTCGTAAGAGTCTGTCACCAGGCAAACGTGTGGTGGATGACAGCAAGGTTACCGACCACCATGCCATCATCCCGACTGAGGAGACCGTTCTGCTCAATAAGCTTAGCACGGAGGAACGGAAGTTGTACGATTTGATTGTCCGCCGGTTTATCAGCTTGTTCTATCCTCCAGCTAAATATGATGCTGTATCGGTCACGGTACAGATTGAGGGTGAAAGTTTTTACGCCAAAGGAACGACTGTTAAAGACAGCGGCTGGCGTGAAGTATACGGTGGTAATTATGAGGAAGACGGAGATGACGACAACCAAGATTCTGGAGGAAGTGTGGAGCAATCCGGACGTCTGCTGCCTGAGCTTTCTGAGGGAGAGCTAGTAACAGTCCGCCGCTGCATCGTAAAATCGGGCCGGACACAGCCGCCGAAGCGACATAATGAGGCATCGTTGTTGTCGCAGATGGAAAAGCATGGGCTAGGGACACCGGCTACACGTGCCGACATTATCGAGAAGCTTGTAAGTTCGGATACCATTGAACGCCAGGGCTCATCACTCCATCCAACCGGAAAAGGGAAGCAGCTGATTGAGTTGGTTGCACCGGCCCTGAGAACACCGGACCTTACGGCAAAGTGGGAAGCCGATCTAGAGCGGATTGCGAAAGGTCAAGGCAAGGCAGAGCCATTTTTGCGCGGTATTCGGGATATGACCAAGGAGTTGGTGTCCGGTGTCAAAGGTAGTGACGCTGAATACAAACCTCATAACGTATCAAACAGCAGCTGTCCGGAATGCGGTACAAGATTGCTTGAGAAGAAAAGTAAACGCGGAAAGTTTCTGGTGTGCCCTAGTGAGGATTGTGGTTATAAACGCTCCGGAGAGAAGCGACTGTCCAACCGTCGTTGTCCACAGTGTCACAAGAAGATGGAGATGAAGGAAGGAAAAGCCGGAATGTTTGTTCAATGTCTGGGCTGCGGCATTACTGAAACATTGAAAAAGGACAGCAAACATATTAACAAGCGTGAGGAAAAGAAGCTTGTACAACAGTATGGAAAGCAGGAATCCATCGGTTCCAATCTGGGAGAATTACTGAAAGCAGCTATGGAGAAAAGTAAATCGGATTAA
- a CDS encoding MBL fold metallo-hydrolase: MNEHSMLKTGAVETEEVTPDILSLRTVMVNVQMVGSPSAGDWVLVDTGLGKFADSIAERADNRFGRPPKCIVLTHGHFDHVGNVEELAEHWNVPVYAHLFEIPYLNGKADYPAGDPSVGGGLMARVAPMYPHKGINLGSKIHPLPEDGTIPGLPEWSWILTPGHSPGHVSLFRVQDGALIVGDAIITVKQESALAVIAQEKELHGPPMYFTPDWDAARESVRRLVALSPQILVTGHGVSMSGGELTDSLQTLARDFDRLAVPEQGRYVEEK; encoded by the coding sequence ATGAACGAACACAGTATGCTCAAGACAGGGGCTGTGGAGACAGAGGAGGTCACTCCTGACATCCTCTCTCTTCGTACCGTTATGGTTAATGTTCAAATGGTTGGTTCACCTTCGGCAGGGGATTGGGTGCTTGTGGATACCGGCCTTGGCAAGTTCGCAGATTCCATTGCGGAGAGGGCAGACAACAGATTTGGCCGTCCCCCGAAATGTATTGTGCTAACCCATGGACACTTTGACCATGTCGGCAATGTAGAGGAACTTGCGGAACACTGGAATGTTCCGGTATATGCCCATCTATTTGAGATACCTTATCTGAATGGCAAAGCGGATTATCCGGCGGGTGATCCTTCCGTAGGAGGCGGGCTGATGGCTCGTGTCGCACCGATGTATCCTCATAAAGGAATTAATCTGGGTTCCAAAATACATCCGCTTCCAGAGGATGGCACAATTCCAGGTCTTCCGGAATGGAGCTGGATTCTAACACCAGGACACAGCCCAGGACATGTATCCTTGTTCCGCGTGCAGGACGGTGCACTAATAGTAGGAGATGCCATTATCACTGTGAAGCAGGAATCAGCATTGGCTGTTATTGCGCAGGAGAAGGAGCTTCACGGACCGCCAATGTATTTTACACCGGATTGGGATGCTGCCCGTGAATCTGTACGCCGCCTCGTTGCGCTCAGTCCACAGATCTTGGTTACAGGGCACGGAGTATCCATGTCCGGTGGTGAGCTGACCGATTCATTACAGACGCTGGCACGAGATTTTGATCGGCTCGCTGTTCCTGAACAGGGACGATATGTCGAGGAAAAGTAG
- a CDS encoding ABC transporter permease produces MNFRQFAVNNVLRSKRTYVAHFLSSAFSVMIFFTYGLLAFHPNLKDGIDSSSETMSMLGTTSMQVSQYIVFIFSFFFLLYSVGAFIKMRKKEFGILLILGMSRKQLNRMLFIENILIGAAAIITGIGIGFVFSKLILLISSKLLAVDNGLPFYFPGKALLLTAGAYAVLFVLIASFSSIMLRKGVLIDLVKAEDSPKPQPKASPWLAILAIILIGAGYGLVMIFAVLQIFSVPLLFGGVVLVIIGTYFLFTQFSVYFMRWLQKKQKFFFRRTNLLTISELMYRIKDNAVMFFLVSIISASAFTGIGTTLAIGDPGLSAMENPYAYTYTAYHEDQKFATKHLNIISQELEKAGVDYSKASVTPFYDDNGVKLIKLSEYNSLLRALGHPEETLGESEGILTPGSVSNKNKYRIDGLDSDQIELSSRKIEHNVKVIKAETFIAIPLSYDDTLVISDGLFDKFKEAQDEEIIYQTFHAFYIPDWKNTGEVSKTIADSFDEEKENSYYLNSLYFEWKSSLQQNGILLMTSGLIGIVFFTFAASFVYFRLYSDLSRDEQQYRMIAKVGLSRRELSKIVTRQLMIMFFLPMLIAVVHSGVAFVALQQLVDFSILWHTVKIFIFFLMVQIIYFFVTRWRYLDRLYKTIE; encoded by the coding sequence ATGAATTTTCGCCAGTTCGCGGTTAATAACGTCCTGCGCAGCAAGCGCACGTATGTCGCTCATTTTCTAAGCAGCGCCTTTTCCGTCATGATCTTCTTTACGTATGGTCTGCTTGCATTTCATCCGAATCTGAAAGATGGTATCGATTCCTCCAGCGAAACGATGAGCATGCTCGGTACAACGAGCATGCAGGTATCCCAGTATATCGTATTTATTTTCTCGTTCTTCTTTTTATTGTACTCGGTAGGCGCCTTCATCAAGATGCGCAAGAAGGAGTTCGGCATTCTGCTGATTCTCGGGATGTCGCGTAAGCAGCTGAACCGGATGCTGTTTATTGAAAATATTTTGATCGGAGCAGCTGCGATTATTACGGGGATCGGAATCGGGTTTGTATTTTCCAAGCTGATTCTACTGATCAGCTCCAAGCTGCTGGCGGTTGATAACGGACTTCCGTTTTACTTTCCAGGAAAAGCGCTGCTGCTTACGGCAGGTGCCTATGCTGTTCTGTTTGTGCTGATTGCCTCGTTCTCATCCATCATGCTCAGAAAGGGAGTACTCATTGATCTCGTAAAAGCTGAAGATAGCCCGAAGCCTCAGCCGAAAGCCTCACCTTGGCTGGCTATACTCGCTATTATTCTTATTGGAGCGGGTTATGGATTGGTTATGATTTTTGCGGTACTGCAGATTTTCTCCGTGCCGTTGTTGTTTGGCGGTGTGGTATTAGTCATTATCGGTACGTATTTTCTGTTCACCCAGTTTAGTGTGTATTTCATGCGCTGGCTGCAGAAAAAACAAAAATTCTTTTTCCGGAGAACGAATCTGCTCACGATTTCGGAGCTTATGTACCGGATCAAGGATAACGCGGTTATGTTTTTTCTCGTGTCCATCATATCTGCTTCTGCCTTTACCGGAATTGGCACGACACTGGCGATTGGCGATCCGGGCCTGTCGGCTATGGAGAATCCGTATGCGTATACGTACACGGCTTATCATGAAGATCAGAAATTTGCCACAAAACATCTGAATATCATTAGCCAGGAGCTCGAAAAGGCAGGGGTTGATTATTCGAAGGCGTCGGTCACACCTTTCTATGATGATAACGGGGTAAAGTTAATTAAGCTCAGTGAATACAACAGTCTGCTTCGTGCACTTGGCCATCCTGAAGAAACATTGGGAGAATCTGAAGGCATTTTAACGCCAGGGTCCGTAAGTAACAAGAATAAATACAGGATTGACGGATTAGATTCCGATCAGATTGAGTTATCAAGCAGAAAGATAGAGCACAATGTTAAGGTGATTAAAGCGGAAACGTTTATTGCGATACCTCTCTCATATGATGATACACTGGTCATTTCGGACGGTTTGTTTGATAAGTTTAAGGAAGCGCAGGACGAAGAAATCATCTATCAGACATTCCATGCTTTCTATATTCCAGATTGGAAAAATACCGGTGAAGTTTCAAAAACCATTGCTGATTCCTTTGACGAGGAGAAAGAAAACAGTTATTATTTGAACTCTCTTTATTTCGAATGGAAGAGTTCGTTACAGCAAAACGGAATTCTGCTTATGACCAGCGGCCTTATCGGTATTGTGTTCTTTACTTTTGCAGCTAGTTTTGTTTACTTCAGGCTATATTCCGATTTATCCCGAGATGAACAGCAGTACCGCATGATTGCGAAGGTCGGTTTAAGCAGACGAGAGTTAAGCAAAATCGTAACTAGACAGCTGATGATTATGTTCTTTCTTCCGATGCTCATTGCGGTAGTCCACAGTGGGGTTGCTTTTGTGGCGCTGCAGCAGTTGGTTGATTTCTCAATTCTGTGGCATACGGTAAAAATCTTTATCTTTTTCCTGATGGTACAAATCATTTATTTCTTCGTGACACGCTGGCGTTACCTCGACCGTCTGTACAAAACGATTGAATAA
- a CDS encoding ABC transporter ATP-binding protein, whose translation MEILSVRNLGKVYKAAISHEALSNINLSINEGEFVGIMGPSGSGKTTLLNMISTIDRPTSGEIRIGGEDPFQLSQDQLAMFRRRELGFIFQSFNLLNTLTVKENILLPLALDGVDLNEMNRRIGELAEKLGITSILNKRTYEISGGQAQRTAVARAMIHVPKLVLADEPTGNLDSKSAQDVMEIMDRRNKEDKVTMLLVTHDPVAASYCNRVVFIKDGQLFNEINYGESRSAFYQKIINVLSLLGGSGHEFSPVRG comes from the coding sequence ATGGAAATATTATCGGTACGCAATTTGGGGAAAGTTTATAAAGCTGCTATATCACACGAAGCACTTTCCAATATAAACTTGAGCATCAACGAGGGGGAGTTTGTCGGGATCATGGGACCCTCAGGCAGCGGGAAAACGACTCTGCTCAATATGATATCCACGATCGACCGGCCGACATCCGGTGAAATCCGGATTGGCGGCGAGGACCCGTTCCAGCTGTCACAGGATCAACTCGCTATGTTCCGGCGTCGCGAGCTTGGATTTATATTCCAATCGTTTAACCTGCTGAATACGTTGACGGTAAAAGAAAATATTTTGCTACCGCTCGCACTGGACGGTGTGGATTTGAACGAGATGAACCGCCGTATCGGGGAGCTGGCCGAAAAGCTTGGCATTACGTCCATCCTGAATAAGCGCACCTATGAAATCTCAGGAGGACAGGCACAGCGGACGGCAGTCGCAAGGGCCATGATTCATGTTCCGAAGCTGGTTCTGGCGGATGAGCCTACCGGGAATCTGGATTCCAAGTCGGCACAGGATGTGATGGAAATAATGGATCGCAGGAATAAAGAAGATAAAGTGACCATGCTTCTTGTCACTCATGATCCAGTGGCAGCCAGCTACTGCAATCGGGTTGTCTTTATTAAAGACGGACAGCTGTTCAACGAAATTAACTATGGAGAAAGCCGTTCTGCATTTTATCAGAAAATCATTAACGTGTTATCGCTGCTGGGAGGGTCAGGACATGAATTTTCGCCAGTTCGCGGTTAA
- a CDS encoding sensor histidine kinase → MKRLFWREHIPLILFTVVLLLVVLLVFWFDGYDHPVTASYAVFLGLFILGGYLMYRYYSHRDFYERLSRPMRSLEESIKHNESAPVPAALSHLMEEQYRQYRNQLQDWERKRKEHLIFMNQWVHQMKTPLSVIEMITQEDDNDSFRSISEESDRLRRGLDMVLYMSRLETFEQDFSVEPVSLQQLVKEAVHENKRYFIHSHVYPEVLVDPGIVVQTDFKWLRFILLQLLSNAIKYSAGSGQKVTISAFKTLNGREIRLEVRDRGIGIPKSDLTRVFNPFYTGENGRKLKESTGMGLYLVKEVVQKLNHSIELESEVGKGTVVRLIFTI, encoded by the coding sequence ATGAAAAGGTTATTTTGGCGTGAGCACATCCCGCTCATTCTCTTTACCGTTGTGCTTCTTCTGGTTGTACTTTTGGTGTTCTGGTTCGACGGATATGATCACCCGGTCACGGCTTCTTATGCCGTATTTCTTGGATTGTTCATTCTAGGTGGATACTTGATGTACCGGTACTACAGTCATCGTGATTTTTATGAGAGGTTGTCCCGGCCGATGAGGTCCCTGGAGGAATCCATTAAACACAATGAATCGGCTCCGGTGCCTGCGGCACTGAGTCATCTTATGGAAGAACAGTACCGCCAATACCGGAATCAGCTACAGGATTGGGAACGGAAAAGGAAAGAGCACTTGATCTTTATGAATCAATGGGTACATCAAATGAAAACTCCATTGTCCGTGATCGAGATGATTACGCAGGAAGATGACAATGACAGCTTCAGGAGTATTTCCGAAGAGTCAGACCGGCTACGGCGTGGACTTGATATGGTGCTGTACATGTCGAGACTTGAAACATTTGAACAGGATTTCAGTGTAGAGCCCGTGTCTTTGCAGCAATTGGTTAAAGAGGCGGTGCATGAAAACAAACGCTATTTCATCCACAGTCATGTATATCCCGAAGTGCTGGTGGATCCCGGGATTGTAGTGCAGACGGACTTCAAATGGCTCCGGTTCATCTTGCTGCAGCTGCTCTCAAACGCCATTAAATATTCTGCGGGTAGCGGACAGAAGGTTACCATATCGGCTTTCAAAACATTAAATGGCCGTGAAATTCGGCTGGAAGTACGTGACCGGGGAATCGGCATTCCAAAGTCAGATCTGACGCGTGTTTTTAATCCTTTTTACACCGGGGAGAACGGAAGAAAGCTGAAGGAGTCCACCGGAATGGGGCTATACCTGGTCAAAGAGGTTGTACAAAAGCTGAACCATAGCATAGAGTTGGAGTCCGAGGTAGGCAAGGGAACTGTAGTCCGGCTTATATTTACTATATAG
- a CDS encoding response regulator transcription factor has translation MYNIMIVEDDPKLAGLLQSHIRRYGNEAIIVNDFDHVLERFQEIRPHVVLLDVNLPSFDGYYWCRQIRSLSTCPIIFISARSGTMDQLRALENGADDYITKPFHYDIVIAKIHSQLRRVYGDYAAVSGERTVEKEGLVLYPERMELQLGEQTVALTKKETILLETLLGRSPRLVSRETILEKLWDDAFVDDNTLSVNITRVRKRLAEMGIEDALETVRGSGYRINIVWKTEHSK, from the coding sequence ATGTACAACATCATGATCGTCGAGGATGACCCTAAGCTTGCGGGATTGCTGCAATCTCACATACGCAGATACGGAAATGAAGCCATCATTGTTAATGATTTTGACCATGTGCTGGAGCGGTTTCAGGAGATCCGACCGCATGTTGTTCTATTGGACGTGAATCTGCCGAGCTTTGACGGTTATTACTGGTGCAGACAGATTCGTTCCCTCTCGACATGCCCTATTATATTTATATCCGCCAGAAGCGGGACAATGGATCAATTAAGGGCTCTCGAGAATGGTGCCGATGATTATATAACCAAGCCATTTCACTACGACATCGTTATTGCCAAAATCCACAGTCAACTTCGACGAGTATACGGTGATTATGCCGCTGTATCCGGAGAACGGACCGTAGAGAAGGAGGGGCTTGTTCTATACCCTGAAAGAATGGAGCTTCAATTGGGAGAACAGACCGTGGCTTTGACCAAAAAAGAAACGATACTGCTAGAGACTTTGCTTGGCCGTAGCCCTCGCCTGGTGAGCCGGGAGACCATTCTTGAAAAGCTGTGGGATGATGCTTTTGTCGATGACAATACTTTGAGCGTCAACATTACGCGGGTGCGTAAACGATTGGCAGAGATGGGGATTGAGGATGCGCTGGAAACGGTTCGGGGTTCAGGATACCGGATCAACATCGTGTGGAAGACTGAGCATTCGAAATGA
- a CDS encoding acyl-[acyl-carrier-protein] thioesterase, giving the protein MIATWTENITIQSDDVDFNSVIRWSSLLGLMQRAADGHIEALGVSREQLVEHGMGWMLITLEVEMAFLPRYMDNIEISTWSRGSKGALWNRDYRLKNAAGEEIGTARSVWALVDIQKRKIMRPSAFPYEVPVHTESVGSPLDKAVIPEGTLMEDTYSHTVRYSGIDSNGHLNNARYADLCWDTLTVEELKKNVAGFKITYHQEARLNDEMTLRRSSGENNAIYVQGLSLEGANFFEAAIVLE; this is encoded by the coding sequence ATGATAGCAACATGGACAGAAAATATTACGATCCAATCAGATGATGTCGACTTTAATTCGGTCATTCGTTGGTCCTCGCTTCTCGGCCTTATGCAGCGTGCTGCAGACGGACACATTGAAGCATTGGGAGTTAGCAGAGAGCAGCTGGTGGAACATGGCATGGGCTGGATGCTCATAACGCTGGAAGTAGAGATGGCCTTTTTGCCGCGATACATGGATAACATTGAGATCAGCACATGGAGCAGAGGTTCAAAGGGTGCGCTCTGGAACCGTGATTATCGTTTAAAAAATGCTGCTGGTGAAGAAATCGGTACAGCCCGTTCCGTTTGGGCACTCGTGGATATACAGAAACGTAAAATTATGAGACCTTCCGCATTTCCTTACGAGGTACCAGTTCATACGGAATCAGTTGGCAGTCCTCTGGATAAAGCGGTCATCCCGGAAGGGACACTGATGGAGGACACATATTCCCATACGGTACGGTACAGCGGTATCGACAGCAATGGGCATTTAAACAACGCACGGTATGCTGATTTATGTTGGGACACGCTTACGGTAGAAGAGCTTAAGAAGAACGTTGCCGGATTCAAGATCACATACCATCAAGAGGCAAGGCTGAATGATGAGATGACGTTGAGACGATCTTCCGGAGAAAACAACGCCATTTATGTACAGGGGCTTTCTCTGGAAGGGGCAAACTTTTTTGAAGCGGCTATCGTTTTAGAATAA
- a CDS encoding MurR/RpiR family transcriptional regulator: MMHRGVLDELQLQYQSLSLKEKEIADYIVQHKSSIQNINIRELADHTHSSTSTITRFCKKIHCDSFVDFKIRLSREAEKPSGDSNGFTQVQSLYNEIVNATADMMNQGDFENVVRMIKTAQRVQVYGLGSSGLSALEFKYRLMRMNITIDAMTDSHMMIRSAALLNENDLIIGLSNSGQTTEIIDALKIGKRNGATTISITNYNHTPLTDISDISLFTPSLHRMGDTHFINSQLAIIYVLDVLSMLLLNDEKLFRKRQDTLETLYANVREDLKRS; this comes from the coding sequence ATGATGCACCGAGGTGTTTTGGACGAACTTCAGCTACAGTATCAAAGCCTGTCCTTGAAAGAAAAAGAAATCGCCGACTATATCGTTCAGCATAAAAGCTCAATACAAAATATTAATATACGTGAATTGGCTGACCACACGCATTCATCCACCTCAACGATCACCCGATTTTGCAAAAAAATCCACTGCGACAGCTTTGTTGATTTCAAAATCCGGCTGAGCCGGGAGGCTGAGAAGCCCTCAGGAGATAGTAATGGCTTTACTCAGGTACAGAGCCTTTACAACGAAATTGTTAATGCAACGGCAGATATGATGAACCAGGGAGACTTTGAGAATGTGGTACGGATGATCAAGACTGCACAGCGGGTTCAAGTATACGGGCTCGGTAGCTCCGGATTATCTGCTCTTGAATTTAAATATCGTCTCATGCGGATGAATATTACGATTGATGCCATGACCGATTCCCATATGATGATCAGGAGCGCAGCCCTGTTGAATGAGAACGACCTCATTATTGGCTTGTCTAACTCTGGACAAACTACGGAAATTATCGATGCTCTGAAAATCGGCAAAAGAAACGGTGCCACAACAATCAGCATTACGAACTATAATCACACCCCGTTAACCGATATTTCCGACATTTCGTTATTCACGCCAAGCCTACACCGGATGGGCGACACTCATTTCATTAACAGCCAACTAGCTATCATTTATGTACTTGATGTGCTTTCCATGCTGCTTCTGAACGATGAGAAGCTGTTTCGGAAGCGTCAGGACACACTCGAAACACTGTATGCAAATGTAAGAGAAGATTTAAAAAGAAGCTGA